TAACAGCTTCAGCTGTTACTTCAATTGCATTTTTTTCTTTAGCCATTTTTCAGAATAATAAGTTCTATTTATTTTTTAAGTTCAGCACCTGAACTTTTTGCAAAACGTATTCTAACAATCTTACCACTTTTCTCATCTTTCAATTCTTTTATGCCAACTCTTGTTGGTTCACCTGTTTTAGGATCTGATAACATTATATTTGAAGCATGAATAGGGAGCTCTTTATTATGTATTCCTCCATCAGGGAAGTTTGGATTAGCT
Above is a window of Chlorobiota bacterium DNA encoding:
- the rplX gene encoding 50S ribosomal protein L24, producing the protein MKGKNKSYKLPLIRKGDDVVVITGDDKGKKTRVLEVYPKDNRVLLEGVNVVKRSYKKGANPNFPDGGIHNKELPIHASNIMLSDPKTGEPTRVGIKELKDEKSGKIVRIRFAKSSGAELKK